A window from Prosthecobacter sp. encodes these proteins:
- a CDS encoding NAD-dependent epimerase/dehydratase family protein yields MPPTSLEELEERLSRPTPAVIDLMRAMPGDIIVLGAAGKMGPSLARMAKRASDEADTQRRIIAVSRFSTPGAAEEFQQHGIETIAVDLLAANAVAYLPHAPNVVFMAGMKFGSTGQEPMTWGMNAWLPGLVCERYHRSRIAAFSTGNVYGLVPVERGGSKEEDALNPAGEYAMSCLGRERIFQHFSQTRGTPVSLIRLNYACDLRYGVLVDVAQKVWNGQPVDVRMGYFNTIWQGDANALSLLSLGKAQSPAWTVNLTGTATLSVREVAKRFGELFGKPIQIEGKEAPDALLSNPYRCFVELGIPFIRDEELMEWVASWVSHGGESLGKPTHFESRDGKF; encoded by the coding sequence ATGCCGCCGACCAGCCTCGAAGAGCTCGAAGAACGTCTCAGCCGACCCACGCCTGCCGTGATCGACCTGATGCGCGCCATGCCGGGCGACATCATCGTTTTGGGCGCGGCGGGCAAGATGGGGCCGTCGCTCGCGCGCATGGCAAAACGTGCCAGCGATGAGGCGGACACGCAGCGGCGCATCATCGCGGTGTCGCGCTTCAGCACGCCGGGTGCGGCGGAGGAGTTTCAGCAGCACGGCATCGAAACCATCGCCGTTGATCTGCTGGCGGCGAACGCCGTGGCCTACCTGCCGCATGCGCCAAACGTGGTCTTCATGGCGGGCATGAAATTCGGCTCCACCGGCCAGGAACCGATGACCTGGGGCATGAACGCGTGGCTGCCCGGCCTCGTGTGCGAGCGCTACCATCGCAGCCGCATCGCCGCGTTCTCCACCGGCAATGTCTATGGCCTCGTGCCGGTGGAACGCGGCGGCAGCAAGGAGGAGGACGCTTTGAATCCCGCCGGCGAATACGCCATGAGCTGCCTGGGCCGCGAGCGCATCTTCCAGCACTTCAGCCAGACACGCGGCACGCCCGTCTCCCTCATCCGCCTGAACTACGCCTGCGACCTGCGCTACGGCGTGCTGGTGGATGTCGCGCAGAAAGTTTGGAACGGCCAGCCGGTGGATGTGCGCATGGGCTACTTCAACACCATCTGGCAGGGCGATGCGAACGCACTCTCGCTCCTCAGCCTCGGCAAAGCCCAAAGCCCCGCCTGGACCGTGAATCTCACCGGCACCGCCACGCTCAGTGTGCGCGAGGTCGCGAAGCGCTTCGGCGAACTCTTCGGCAAACCGATTCAGATCGAAGGCAAGGAGGCTCCCGATGCGCTCCTCAGCAATCCCTACCGCTGTTTCGTCGAGCTCGGCATTCCGTTCATCCGCGATGAGGAGTTGATGGAATGGGTCGCAAGCTGGGTCTCACACGGCGGCGAATCCCTCGGCAAACCGACGCACTTTGAGTCGCGGGATGGGAAATTTTGA
- a CDS encoding aspartate carbamoyltransferase catalytic subunit, with protein MTPRKDLLDIASLTDEEIAFVLDNAVPFKDLFKRSVKKVPTLKGRTMLTLFYEPSTRTRSSFEVAASRLSADVTHFDIESSSVVKGESVLDTVETLEAMRVDYIVVRHKQSGTPNLIARNTRASVINAGDGWHAHPTQALLDAFTLREIHKDLRGCRALIVGDIQHSRVARSTSLMFRRLGMNVAYLAPGSMMPREVPQEIPQFGNWRDAFDWKPDVIYLLRVQSERLDEPFFPTAAEYHKNYGLTNERVEILRERGLHLMHPGPVNRGVEITDTGMNYEKCLINQQVENGIAVRMSVLYWLRPGAVE; from the coding sequence ATGACCCCGCGCAAAGACCTCCTCGACATCGCCTCGCTCACGGATGAGGAAATCGCGTTCGTGCTCGACAACGCCGTGCCGTTCAAAGACCTCTTCAAACGCAGCGTGAAGAAAGTGCCCACGCTCAAGGGCCGGACGATGCTCACGCTGTTTTACGAGCCATCGACGCGCACACGCTCCAGCTTTGAAGTCGCCGCCAGCCGTCTCAGCGCTGACGTGACGCACTTCGACATCGAATCGAGCAGCGTCGTCAAAGGCGAATCCGTTCTCGACACTGTCGAGACCCTGGAGGCCATGCGCGTCGATTACATCGTCGTGCGGCACAAGCAGTCCGGCACGCCGAACCTCATCGCCCGAAACACCCGCGCCAGCGTCATCAACGCCGGCGACGGCTGGCATGCGCATCCCACCCAGGCGCTGCTGGATGCCTTCACGCTGAGAGAGATTCACAAAGACCTGCGTGGCTGCCGCGCGTTGATCGTCGGCGACATCCAGCACTCCCGCGTCGCCCGCAGCACCAGCCTGATGTTCCGCCGTCTCGGCATGAACGTGGCCTACCTCGCCCCCGGCTCGATGATGCCGCGCGAGGTGCCGCAGGAAATCCCGCAGTTCGGCAACTGGCGCGACGCCTTCGACTGGAAGCCCGATGTCATCTACCTCCTCCGCGTGCAGAGCGAGCGCCTCGACGAGCCCTTCTTTCCCACCGCCGCCGAGTATCACAAAAACTACGGCCTCACCAACGAGCGCGTCGAAATCTTGCGCGAGCGCGGCCTCCACCTCATGCATCCCGGTCCCGTGAACCGCGGCGTCGAGATCACCGACACCGGCATGAACTACGAGAAGTGCCTCATCAACCAGCAGGTCGAAAACGGCATCGCTGTGAGAATGAGCGTGTTGTACTGGCTGAGGCCGGGTGCGGTGGAGTGA
- a CDS encoding transposase, producing the protein MPQSLVRVLIHTVFSTKGREPTFHDPAFRSEVHAYLGGCAKALDCLPIQIGGVADHVHLLTTLSRTLAIAEFVKEIKRVSTGWIHERGGMFRQFHWQAGYGCFSVSESKAGAVTRYIERQEEHHQKITFQDEYRELLRRHGQAWDEAYAWD; encoded by the coding sequence ATGCCACAATCCCTCGTCCGCGTTTTGATCCACACCGTGTTCTCCACCAAAGGCCGTGAGCCCACCTTCCACGACCCCGCGTTTCGCTCCGAGGTGCATGCGTATCTGGGCGGTTGTGCGAAGGCGCTCGATTGTCTGCCGATCCAGATCGGCGGTGTCGCCGATCATGTGCATCTGCTGACCACGCTTTCACGCACCCTCGCCATCGCGGAGTTCGTGAAGGAGATCAAACGCGTCTCCACCGGCTGGATTCACGAACGCGGCGGCATGTTCCGCCAGTTCCACTGGCAGGCGGGGTATGGGTGTTTCTCCGTGTCCGAATCGAAAGCGGGGGCCGTCACGCGTTACATCGAACGACAGGAGGAGCACCATCAGAAGATCACATTTCAGGACGAATACCGCGAGTTGTTGCGCCGCCACGGGCAGGCATGGGACGAGGCGTATGCGTGGGATTGA
- the lpdA gene encoding dihydrolipoyl dehydrogenase — protein sequence MNYDLIVIGGGPAGYVGAIRAAQLGKKVACVENDRAGGTCLNWGCIPTKALLKNAELYHTITHRAEEFGLKIGSIEYDWSKVIGRSRNVSDKLNKGIEFLFKKNKIDYLKGTASIPAAGKVEVTAADGKKETHDAANILITTGAKSRPMPGFPFNGKTVIGSKEAMTLEKQPKSIIVIGAGAIGIEFAYFFNAYGTKVTVVEMLPDVLPVEDTEVSKLLEKSLTKSGIRILTNTKVTGTSEDGKGVKINVEGAANETLEAEVCLVAIGVAPVLPGGIEIKLTDRGWLHTDDRYQTSVKGIYGAGDIIGPPWLAHVASYEAVQCVEGLFTKHKPKKVTVFPGCTYCHPQVASIGLTERAAKEKGLKFKIGKFPYVASGKALAAAEPEGFVKILYGEPHGEILGAHIIGSESTEMIAEIGLAMNLEATWDEIEATIHAHPTLSEMVKEATEVAKGHPIHV from the coding sequence ATGAACTACGACCTCATTGTCATCGGCGGCGGGCCTGCGGGCTACGTCGGAGCCATCCGCGCAGCGCAACTCGGCAAAAAAGTGGCCTGCGTCGAAAATGACCGCGCCGGGGGCACCTGCCTGAACTGGGGCTGCATTCCCACCAAGGCCCTGCTCAAAAACGCCGAGCTTTACCACACGATCACCCACCGCGCCGAGGAGTTCGGCCTCAAAATCGGCAGCATCGAGTATGACTGGTCCAAAGTGATCGGCCGCAGCCGCAACGTGTCCGACAAGCTGAACAAGGGCATCGAGTTCCTCTTCAAAAAGAACAAGATCGACTACCTCAAAGGCACCGCCAGCATCCCCGCCGCTGGCAAGGTCGAAGTCACCGCCGCCGACGGCAAAAAGGAGACGCATGACGCGGCGAACATCCTCATCACCACCGGCGCGAAAAGCCGCCCCATGCCCGGTTTCCCCTTCAATGGCAAGACCGTCATCGGCAGCAAGGAGGCCATGACCCTCGAAAAGCAGCCGAAGAGCATCATCGTCATCGGCGCGGGCGCCATCGGCATCGAGTTCGCCTATTTCTTCAACGCCTACGGCACCAAGGTCACCGTCGTTGAAATGCTGCCTGACGTGCTGCCCGTCGAGGACACCGAGGTCAGCAAACTGCTAGAGAAGAGCCTCACCAAATCCGGCATCCGCATTCTCACCAACACGAAGGTCACCGGCACCTCCGAGGACGGCAAAGGCGTCAAGATCAACGTCGAAGGCGCGGCCAATGAAACCCTGGAGGCCGAGGTTTGCCTCGTCGCCATCGGCGTCGCCCCCGTGCTGCCCGGCGGCATCGAAATCAAACTGACTGACCGCGGCTGGCTGCATACCGACGACCGTTATCAAACTTCCGTGAAGGGCATCTACGGCGCTGGCGACATCATCGGACCGCCCTGGCTCGCCCACGTTGCCAGCTACGAGGCCGTTCAGTGCGTCGAAGGTCTCTTCACCAAGCACAAGCCCAAGAAAGTCACCGTCTTCCCCGGCTGCACCTACTGCCATCCGCAGGTCGCCAGCATCGGCCTCACCGAGCGTGCCGCGAAGGAAAAGGGCCTCAAGTTCAAGATCGGCAAGTTCCCGTATGTCGCCAGCGGCAAGGCCCTCGCCGCCGCCGAGCCCGAAGGCTTCGTCAAGATCCTCTACGGCGAACCGCACGGCGAAATCCTCGGCGCGCACATCATCGGCAGCGAAAGCACCGAGATGATCGCCGAGATCGGCCTCGCCATGAATCTGGAAGCCACCTGGGACGAAATCGAAGCCACCATCCACGCCCATCCGACGCTTAGCGAGATGGTCAAGGAGGCGACGGAAGTCGCCAAGGGGCATCCGATTCATGTGTGA
- a CDS encoding trypsin-like peptidase domain-containing protein yields MLSLCTPFPRRAATILVVMQIIAAHALAAGGSDKSATPMTDIAALLQVQSDVQKLLPQVRLALVAIQTGGGTASGVIISADGLLLTAAHVPGAPGKDMRVILEDGTMTTAKSLGMDKTTDAALAQLKKREKPWPFVSLNREVAKAQPGEWCFALGHPGGFDKARGPVLRVGKIVKQTANSLHTDCVLMGGDSGGPLFNFTGEVIGIHSQIWENRDQNVHVSMAPFLRSWDAMQKSEIIKTWGIGAGGYLGVATVMSDDVELAVADVIEGSPAQKAGVRAGDVILSVNGDAMTDQQQFTATVRARAAGDTLKIKLRNEGKERELSVQLAQKPQEEGQ; encoded by the coding sequence ATGCTCTCACTCTGCACCCCATTTCCGCGCAGAGCCGCCACGATCCTCGTGGTGATGCAAATCATCGCCGCGCACGCCCTCGCAGCCGGTGGCTCGGACAAGAGCGCCACGCCGATGACCGACATCGCCGCGCTCCTGCAAGTGCAAAGCGACGTGCAGAAGCTCCTGCCGCAGGTGCGCCTGGCGCTGGTGGCCATCCAGACCGGCGGCGGCACGGCCAGCGGGGTGATCATTTCCGCCGACGGCCTGCTGCTGACCGCCGCGCACGTCCCCGGCGCTCCAGGCAAGGACATGCGGGTCATTTTGGAAGACGGCACCATGACCACGGCCAAATCGCTTGGCATGGACAAGACGACAGATGCAGCGCTGGCGCAGCTCAAGAAGCGCGAGAAGCCGTGGCCCTTCGTGAGTCTCAACCGCGAAGTCGCCAAGGCGCAGCCGGGTGAATGGTGTTTCGCGCTCGGCCATCCGGGCGGATTCGACAAAGCACGCGGCCCCGTGCTCCGCGTGGGCAAGATCGTCAAGCAGACCGCCAACAGCCTGCACACCGACTGCGTGCTGATGGGCGGCGATTCCGGCGGCCCGCTCTTCAATTTCACCGGCGAGGTCATCGGCATCCACAGCCAGATTTGGGAGAACCGCGATCAAAACGTGCACGTCTCGATGGCTCCCTTCCTCCGTTCGTGGGATGCGATGCAGAAATCGGAGATCATCAAAACGTGGGGCATCGGCGCTGGCGGCTATCTCGGCGTCGCCACCGTGATGAGCGACGATGTGGAGCTTGCGGTGGCCGATGTGATCGAGGGATCACCCGCGCAGAAGGCCGGCGTGCGTGCCGGCGATGTCATCCTCAGTGTCAATGGTGACGCGATGACGGATCAGCAGCAGTTCACCGCCACCGTGCGCGCCCGGGCCGCCGGAGACACGCTCAAAATCAAACTCCGCAACGAGGGCAAGGAGCGCGAGCTCTCCGTCCAACTGGCGCAGAAACCACAGGAGGAGGGGCAGTGA
- the pyrR gene encoding bifunctional pyr operon transcriptional regulator/uracil phosphoribosyltransferase PyrR, translating into MPEFVRTLLTKAQMAEGVAALAKNICDANQGAESLALVGIFTRGVPLATRIAAEIEKLGCTKVFVGTIDLTQYRDDLNTFQMVPKLEGSDIAFDLDGLNVVLCDEVIFTGRSVRAALEELLNFGRPQRVQLAVLVDRCGREFPVQPDFSALKVTLAAGERVAVRFEEVDGQDSCTVQTQASPR; encoded by the coding sequence ATGCCAGAATTTGTACGCACCCTCCTCACCAAGGCCCAGATGGCTGAAGGAGTGGCCGCTTTGGCAAAAAACATCTGCGACGCGAACCAAGGCGCGGAAAGCCTCGCCCTCGTCGGCATTTTCACCCGCGGCGTGCCGCTGGCGACGCGCATCGCCGCCGAGATCGAAAAACTCGGCTGCACGAAGGTCTTCGTCGGCACCATCGACCTCACGCAGTATCGCGATGACCTGAACACCTTCCAGATGGTGCCCAAGCTCGAAGGCTCCGACATCGCCTTCGACCTCGACGGCCTCAATGTCGTGCTGTGTGACGAAGTGATCTTCACCGGCCGCAGCGTGCGCGCCGCGCTGGAGGAACTGCTCAATTTTGGCCGCCCGCAACGCGTGCAGCTTGCCGTGCTGGTGGACCGCTGCGGTCGCGAATTTCCCGTGCAGCCGGATTTTTCCGCGCTCAAGGTCACCCTGGCCGCTGGCGAGCGTGTGGCGGTGCGTTTTGAAGAAGTGGACGGCCAGGACTCCTGCACCGTGCAAACCCAAGCCTCACCGAGATGA
- a CDS encoding redoxin family protein gives MNKLAVSLLVALLPALTNAETPKAKKQGMPEGFHELKVGDAAPDFELIGIDEEKHTLKDYADADLLMIAFLSNHCPTSQAVEGRIKKLVKDYKGKGLRLVAINPNDPAALRPDELGYSKYNDSFPEMKRHAKEQGFNFPYLYDGETQKIALAYGCLATPHVMIFDKERKLRYQGRLDDSRYDDDATVTSPDARNAIEALLAGKPVPVAETKPHGCSTKWIDKRGQLAADNEKWEKGEVEVELIDAKGVAALRKNDTKKVRLFNVWATWCGPCVKEFPELVATSRKFGLREFEFISISMDDPKELPAVKAFLEKHNAIVPDKLKPSLKAEGRKGNAYIFNEASSDALIQALDPEWPGPIPHTLVVAPGGEVIFRHNGEVDGDELRAKILAHMGRFYVPEPEVKP, from the coding sequence ATGAACAAGCTCGCTGTTTCCCTGCTGGTGGCCCTGCTTCCGGCCCTCACGAATGCTGAAACGCCGAAAGCAAAAAAGCAGGGCATGCCCGAGGGCTTCCACGAGCTCAAAGTCGGCGATGCGGCGCCAGATTTTGAGCTGATCGGCATCGATGAGGAGAAACACACGCTCAAGGATTACGCGGACGCCGATCTGCTCATGATCGCCTTCCTCAGCAACCACTGCCCGACCTCTCAGGCGGTGGAGGGCCGCATCAAAAAGCTGGTAAAAGACTACAAGGGCAAAGGACTGCGACTCGTGGCGATCAATCCGAATGATCCCGCCGCCCTGCGACCGGATGAACTCGGCTACTCGAAGTACAACGACAGTTTCCCCGAGATGAAGCGCCATGCCAAGGAGCAGGGCTTCAACTTCCCCTACCTCTACGACGGCGAAACGCAGAAGATCGCCCTCGCCTACGGCTGCCTTGCCACGCCGCATGTCATGATCTTCGACAAGGAGCGCAAACTCCGCTACCAGGGCCGTCTCGATGACTCACGCTATGACGATGATGCCACCGTGACTTCGCCCGATGCACGCAATGCCATTGAAGCTTTGCTGGCAGGCAAACCGGTGCCTGTGGCCGAAACGAAGCCGCATGGCTGCTCCACCAAGTGGATCGACAAGCGCGGTCAGCTCGCTGCCGACAATGAAAAATGGGAGAAGGGCGAGGTGGAGGTCGAATTGATTGACGCGAAGGGCGTGGCCGCTCTGCGGAAGAATGACACGAAGAAAGTTCGGCTCTTCAATGTCTGGGCCACTTGGTGCGGGCCGTGCGTGAAGGAATTCCCCGAACTCGTTGCCACCTCGCGCAAATTTGGCCTCCGTGAGTTTGAGTTCATCAGCATCAGCATGGATGACCCAAAGGAGCTGCCTGCGGTGAAAGCCTTTCTCGAAAAGCACAACGCCATCGTACCTGACAAATTGAAACCCTCGCTCAAAGCCGAGGGCCGCAAGGGCAACGCCTACATCTTCAACGAGGCCAGCAGCGATGCGCTGATCCAGGCGCTTGATCCCGAATGGCCAGGCCCGATTCCGCACACGCTGGTCGTCGCCCCCGGCGGTGAAGTTATCTTCCGCCACAACGGCGAGGTCGATGGTGACGAACTCCGTGCCAAGATCCTGGCACACATGGGCCGCTTCTACGTGCCGGAGCCGGAAGTGAAGCCGTAA
- a CDS encoding cupin domain-containing protein, with amino-acid sequence MNTPRFAVAQLDEIPPTPCPCGQARRAFKEDWNTLATVHLTDIHADSKAHYHQKMTEIYIVLEGEGHLEADGQIIPLKPMTTVMIRPGCVHRAVGKLKIINVPMPPFDPADEFEV; translated from the coding sequence ATGAACACTCCCCGCTTCGCCGTCGCCCAGCTTGATGAGATTCCGCCAACGCCCTGTCCTTGTGGTCAGGCGCGGCGTGCCTTTAAGGAAGACTGGAACACTCTCGCCACCGTGCATCTGACGGACATCCACGCGGACTCCAAGGCGCACTACCACCAGAAGATGACGGAGATCTACATTGTCCTCGAAGGCGAAGGTCATCTGGAGGCGGACGGGCAGATCATTCCGCTCAAACCGATGACCACGGTCATGATCCGCCCCGGGTGCGTGCATCGCGCGGTGGGCAAGCTGAAGATCATCAATGTGCCCATGCCGCCGTTTGATCCGGCGGATGAATTTGAGGTCTAA
- a CDS encoding PDZ domain-containing protein, with translation MTIAHAESPRPTLPPEQRTNGKQTLSAVEKLKPLTTACAARIESTLGRAICAATIVGEDGYVLFKASEVPDLGKARIKFGDGRTTELREVHRETSLDLVMAQAVGITGLRAVSFGAARPLAMGHWLCSVADAGKEPRIGIVSAKIRRIPGTGAALGIRMDEKSPEGAKGVRIIGIASESPAEIAGLQENDVLLAIASKNVAQYREVHDIVNKRQPGEIVEIRYLRKNKEETCRVRLASRTKVLQNWEGEDFANGGISLRTDNFPEVLQHDIPLLPTDMGGPVATLEGKVVGINIARVDRVTTFALPVEAFWTEAQQWMQADRHPPKAVRAE, from the coding sequence GTGACAATCGCTCACGCCGAATCTCCGCGTCCCACGCTGCCACCCGAACAGCGCACCAACGGCAAACAAACCCTCTCCGCCGTCGAAAAACTCAAACCGCTCACCACCGCCTGCGCTGCGCGCATTGAGAGCACTCTCGGCCGTGCGATCTGCGCCGCCACCATCGTCGGCGAAGACGGTTATGTCTTGTTCAAGGCCAGCGAAGTGCCCGATCTCGGCAAAGCACGCATCAAGTTCGGCGACGGCCGCACCACCGAACTGCGCGAGGTACACCGCGAGACAAGTCTCGATCTCGTCATGGCGCAAGCAGTGGGCATCACCGGCCTGCGAGCAGTTTCCTTCGGTGCCGCGCGACCTCTCGCCATGGGCCATTGGCTTTGCAGCGTCGCTGATGCGGGCAAGGAGCCGCGCATCGGCATCGTCAGCGCCAAGATCCGTCGCATTCCCGGCACCGGGGCCGCGCTCGGCATCCGCATGGATGAAAAATCGCCGGAGGGAGCCAAGGGGGTCCGCATCATCGGCATCGCCAGCGAAAGCCCCGCCGAAATCGCCGGTTTGCAGGAAAACGACGTGCTCCTCGCCATCGCCAGCAAAAACGTCGCCCAGTACCGTGAGGTGCATGACATCGTGAACAAGCGCCAGCCCGGTGAAATCGTCGAGATCCGTTACCTGCGCAAAAACAAGGAGGAAACCTGCCGCGTTCGCCTCGCCAGCCGCACCAAGGTGCTGCAAAACTGGGAAGGCGAAGATTTTGCCAATGGCGGCATCTCCCTGCGCACCGACAACTTCCCCGAAGTCCTCCAGCACGACATCCCGCTCCTGCCCACCGACATGGGCGGCCCCGTCGCCACGCTCGAAGGCAAAGTCGTCGGCATCAACATCGCACGCGTCGATCGCGTGACGACCTTTGCCCTCCCCGTCGAAGCGTTCTGGACCGAGGCCCAGCAGTGGATGCAAGCCGACCGCCATCCGCCCAAGGCGGTGCGGGCGGAGTAA
- a CDS encoding RDD family protein, protein MDETFNPYAAPQSNVIPAPASGDALPSASRWHRFLASMLDALIIMAVVMPIEWMAGAFDRAQPSYAFRGEDVFWSAIGFGIMVLINWNQLLNGQTIGKSVLKIKVVRRDGSPCDRKRLILWRMLPIQVVVLIPVIGMIAALADCFSIFRSSRYTLHDDVADTKVVDLRPQLAGG, encoded by the coding sequence ATGGACGAGACCTTCAATCCTTACGCCGCTCCGCAGTCGAATGTGATCCCCGCACCCGCTTCAGGCGATGCGCTGCCATCAGCCAGCCGGTGGCATCGCTTTCTAGCCTCGATGCTGGACGCGCTCATCATCATGGCGGTGGTCATGCCCATAGAATGGATGGCGGGCGCATTTGACCGGGCGCAGCCAAGTTACGCCTTCAGAGGAGAAGATGTGTTTTGGAGCGCCATTGGTTTTGGAATCATGGTGCTGATCAACTGGAATCAACTGCTGAACGGCCAGACCATTGGCAAAAGCGTGCTCAAGATCAAGGTTGTGCGTAGAGATGGCAGCCCCTGTGATCGGAAACGCCTCATCCTTTGGCGCATGCTGCCGATTCAAGTCGTCGTGCTGATTCCTGTCATCGGCATGATCGCCGCGCTGGCCGACTGCTTCAGCATCTTCCGCTCCAGCCGCTACACGCTGCATGATGATGTGGCTGACACGAAAGTCGTCGATCTGCGCCCGCAGCTTGCGGGTGGTTGA
- a CDS encoding M23 family metallopeptidase codes for MKRPALSLIAFFVLGCMAQGQSLLLPTDNRALFDEPAQFFQFVDRDFEGAKSTPWEGGQFGFVRDPRRLGSRIAYARFHEGLDIKPLQRDAQGNPQDEVRAIADGIVAYSAATASLSNYGRYIVVRHDWGEGSLYSLYAHLRESRVTAGQKVKAGTTLGILGYTGSGIDQRRAHVHVELNLFLSSRFEAWHAANFATPNHHGVFNGLNLIGLDLQALYLAQQKNPAITAAGAVRATESGYRVAIPGDATMEIVKHYPWLLDGPRPAGKSASWEVTFSRWGLPLAVKASNMTVSQPVVTWVKDAGIPHYTHTRGCVTGSGETGKLTTEGLRFVKLVCGWF; via the coding sequence ATGAAGCGCCCCGCCTTGTCATTGATTGCGTTCTTTGTGCTCGGCTGCATGGCGCAGGGGCAGAGCCTGCTGCTGCCCACGGACAATCGTGCGCTGTTTGACGAGCCGGCGCAGTTTTTCCAGTTCGTGGATCGTGACTTTGAGGGCGCGAAGAGCACACCGTGGGAGGGCGGGCAGTTTGGATTCGTGCGCGATCCGCGGCGTCTCGGCAGCCGCATCGCCTACGCGCGGTTTCACGAGGGTCTCGACATCAAACCGCTCCAGCGAGACGCGCAGGGCAATCCGCAGGATGAGGTGCGTGCGATTGCCGACGGCATCGTGGCTTACTCGGCAGCGACGGCCAGTCTGAGCAATTACGGCCGCTACATCGTGGTGAGGCATGATTGGGGCGAGGGCTCGCTTTACTCGCTCTACGCGCATCTGCGTGAGTCACGTGTCACGGCAGGTCAGAAAGTGAAGGCAGGCACGACTCTTGGGATTCTCGGTTACACCGGCAGTGGGATCGATCAGCGCCGTGCCCATGTGCATGTGGAGCTGAACCTCTTTCTCTCCAGCCGCTTCGAGGCCTGGCATGCGGCGAACTTTGCCACGCCAAATCACCACGGCGTGTTCAACGGCCTGAATCTCATCGGTCTCGATTTGCAGGCGCTTTACCTCGCACAGCAGAAGAATCCGGCCATCACCGCCGCCGGAGCTGTGCGTGCGACGGAAAGCGGCTACCGTGTGGCGATCCCAGGCGATGCGACGATGGAGATCGTGAAACACTATCCCTGGCTGCTCGATGGGCCGCGTCCTGCGGGCAAATCTGCGAGCTGGGAGGTCACTTTCAGCCGCTGGGGGCTGCCGCTGGCCGTCAAAGCCTCGAACATGACCGTGTCACAGCCGGTGGTGACGTGGGTGAAGGACGCTGGCATTCCACACTACACCCACACCCGTGGCTGCGTGACCGGCAGCGGTGAAACAGGCAAGCTCACGACGGAAGGACTGCGTTTTGTGAAGCTGGTGTGCGGCTGGTTTTAG
- a CDS encoding DUF2007 domain-containing protein, with protein sequence MRDLLTSLDSTRLGYYKSILDEAEIPCFIRNETTAQLANIFIMPLQPTLCLLNDADYDQASALLRSYHSPQPSSSEEWPCHACKESNPASFELCWNCQAAKPE encoded by the coding sequence ATGCGCGACCTGTTGACCAGTTTGGATTCCACCCGGCTTGGCTATTACAAGTCGATCCTCGATGAGGCTGAGATCCCCTGCTTCATTCGCAATGAAACGACCGCGCAACTCGCCAACATCTTCATCATGCCGCTTCAGCCGACGCTGTGTCTGCTGAACGATGCCGATTATGACCAGGCAAGCGCCCTGCTCCGTTCATACCACTCTCCCCAGCCCTCCTCGTCTGAGGAATGGCCCTGCCACGCGTGCAAAGAATCCAATCCGGCCTCGTTTGAGCTGTGCTGGAACTGCCAGGCCGCCAAACCCGAATGA